Proteins encoded in a region of the Anopheles aquasalis chromosome 2, idAnoAquaMG_Q_19, whole genome shotgun sequence genome:
- the LOC126570668 gene encoding class E basic helix-loop-helix protein 23: protein MDPPHNPFNFHLGSSSGHSHGSHHPEQTPSPPQSVPGRRTPLGTVGLGGFYAQPHASASTHTDENRPSGSSESPPPHLHHASVPAGAGGKQKNRQGKTVRLNINARERRRMHDLNDALDELRSVIPYAHSPSVRKLSKIATLLLAKNYILMQANALDELRRLLAYIQSAAGASIPTVDLRTMPSALKLQQLLQAPHQDPSSSSGPIASTAGSSTTTAAGQPQIPPPPPAPSQNP, encoded by the exons ATGGATCCTCCACATAATCCGTTCAATTTCCATCTCGGATCTTCGTCTGGCCACTCGCATGGTTCACACCATCCGGAGCAGACACCGAGCCCACCGCAGAGTGTGCCCGGACGCAGAACTCCTCTTGGGACCGTTGGGCTTGGAGGATTTTACGCACAACCGCACGCATCAGCTTCGACGCACACGGACGAAAACCGTCCTTCCGGAAGTTCGGAAAG CCCACCGCCCCACCTTCACCATGCGTCCGTACCGGCCGGAGCTGGCGGTAAGCAGAAGAACCGCCAGGGCAAAACAGTACGCCTGAACATCAATGCACGGGAGCGGCGCCGGATGCACGATCTGAACGATGCCTTGGATGAGCTGCGCAGTGTTATCCCTTACGCCCATTCGCCTTCCGTGCGCAAGCTCTCGAAGATCGCCACACTGCTGTTGGCCAAAAACTACATCCTGATGCAGGCAAACGCGTTGGATGAATTGAGAAG ACTGCTAGCGTACATACAGAGTGCCGCTGGAGCTAGCATTCCTACGGTGGATCTTCGTACAATGCCTTCGGCTctcaagctgcagcagctactGCAAGCACCCCATCAAGACCCATCCTCATCCTCCGGTCCGATAGCATCGACGGCAGGATCGTCCACAACAACCGCGGCTGGGCAACCGCAGATCCCTCCACCGCCGCCGGCCCCTAGCCAAAACCCCTGA